From the genome of Deinococcus aerolatus, one region includes:
- a CDS encoding DEAD/DEAH box helicase — translation MTISAPNLSKLLPAAPPGNLLLLPQVARAALFAAFPGPAVLLTTADRIGSYASAGALGAPVSVNPGLRDWDGKHEHVVLDVNTALDLFPAHPEEHALSLRVGRNYPREALLTRLERLGYERGEEPGYELRGDTLELRLSPGAGRPVDADGDLWVRAEFFGDELDTLRLLAPGELSGEKAETFTLEPTADYLTESKWDATRLELLPGRVFLDSPEFYASSLGVLTDTLWPRLAGREVTSFGRAPLELPDLDTGLKTLDFYRARLADLERDVAEWREADYRVLILVRHDRTAAYLADKLLNTHEIPWLKLPRVEEGGLGFLRAGGEGGFVIPEHRTVVITEDLIYGFQGGSALRGKRLSGRPVTDALGLHVGDYLIHPEHGIGQFQGLETRTVLGVTRDYLNLEYRKGARLSVPIEQLPVLRRHPGTTDDPPVLSSFDKKDWARAKDKARKNAEEVAGKLLVQYAARQVTPGNAFAPIPDWEKQIEQNFQFELTGDQRTALKETLKDLEKPNPADRLISGDVGFGKTEVALRAAHRVVGHGMQVAVLVPTTLLAEQHTSTFVERFKDLPVRVEGLSRFTSPQSSKSILRDLAAGKVDILIGTHRLLSGDIEFNNLGLIIVDEEHRFGVSQKEKLRALRGMPDMADGKLEIPEGVKAVDTLALSATPIPRTLYMSMVGLRDMSSIQTPPKGRKPIQTVLAPFDPSTVRDAIISEIERGGKVFYIHDRIASIGARSLYLRNLVPEARIGVAHGRMNEEELEEIMLGFEEGAFDVLVSTTIVETGLDIPEANTILIERSDRLGLAQLYQLRGRVGRRAQTAYAYLFYPPRMTETAQRRLWAIADLQDLGSGHLLAEKDMEIRGVGNILGEEQHGHVQAVSIDVYTEMLSEAVARLKGEKIQAPVNISIDLPINARLTPEYFGGDDEARIATYGRLSDARTLQAISRVERDLRKKYGLPSPDVQNFIDLAKLRLTAAARRVLSIGETMTELQITFAYKGLDYDAAGLKRFPHKTEVQTFPPSVKMEKRGIKVDDYARMIIELLGYFG, via the coding sequence GTGACCATCTCCGCGCCCAACCTGTCCAAACTGCTGCCCGCCGCCCCGCCCGGAAACCTGCTGCTGCTGCCACAGGTGGCGCGGGCGGCGCTGTTCGCGGCCTTTCCCGGCCCGGCAGTGCTGCTGACGACCGCAGACCGGATTGGCAGCTACGCCTCGGCGGGGGCGCTGGGCGCGCCGGTGTCGGTCAATCCGGGCCTGCGCGACTGGGACGGCAAGCACGAACACGTGGTGCTGGACGTGAACACGGCGCTGGATCTGTTTCCTGCCCATCCCGAGGAGCACGCCCTGAGCCTGCGTGTGGGCCGCAATTACCCGCGCGAGGCGCTGCTGACCCGCCTGGAGCGCCTGGGCTACGAGCGCGGCGAGGAACCCGGCTATGAGCTGCGCGGCGATACGCTGGAACTGCGCCTGTCGCCCGGCGCTGGCCGCCCCGTCGACGCCGACGGTGACCTGTGGGTGCGGGCCGAGTTCTTTGGCGATGAGCTGGACACCCTGCGCCTGCTGGCCCCCGGCGAGCTGAGCGGCGAGAAGGCCGAGACCTTTACGCTGGAACCCACTGCTGACTACCTGACCGAGAGCAAATGGGACGCCACCCGCCTGGAACTGCTGCCGGGCCGCGTGTTTCTGGACTCGCCGGAGTTCTACGCCTCCAGCCTGGGCGTGCTGACCGACACGCTGTGGCCCCGGCTGGCCGGGCGTGAGGTCACCTCGTTTGGCCGCGCCCCGCTGGAGTTGCCCGACTTGGACACGGGCCTGAAGACCCTGGACTTCTACCGCGCCCGACTCGCCGATCTGGAACGCGACGTGGCCGAGTGGCGGGAGGCCGACTACCGCGTCCTGATTCTGGTGCGCCACGACCGCACGGCGGCGTACCTGGCCGACAAACTGCTGAACACCCACGAGATTCCATGGCTGAAGCTTCCGCGCGTGGAGGAAGGTGGCCTGGGCTTCCTGCGGGCCGGGGGAGAGGGCGGCTTCGTCATTCCCGAGCACCGCACGGTGGTCATCACCGAGGACCTGATTTACGGCTTTCAGGGCGGCTCCGCGCTGCGCGGCAAGCGGCTGTCGGGGCGTCCGGTCACCGACGCGCTGGGGCTGCACGTGGGCGATTACCTGATTCACCCTGAACACGGCATCGGGCAGTTCCAGGGCCTGGAGACGCGCACGGTGCTGGGCGTCACCCGCGACTACCTGAACCTGGAATACCGCAAGGGCGCCCGCCTGAGCGTGCCCATTGAACAGCTGCCGGTGCTGCGCCGCCATCCCGGCACCACCGACGATCCGCCCGTGCTGAGCAGCTTCGACAAGAAGGACTGGGCGCGGGCCAAGGACAAGGCCCGCAAGAACGCCGAGGAGGTGGCGGGCAAGCTTCTCGTCCAGTACGCTGCCCGGCAGGTCACCCCCGGCAACGCCTTTGCCCCCATTCCCGACTGGGAAAAACAGATCGAGCAGAACTTCCAGTTCGAGTTGACGGGAGACCAGCGCACCGCCCTCAAGGAAACCCTGAAGGATCTGGAGAAGCCCAACCCGGCAGACCGCCTGATTTCCGGCGACGTGGGCTTCGGCAAGACCGAGGTGGCCTTGCGGGCCGCGCACCGCGTCGTGGGCCACGGCATGCAGGTGGCCGTTCTCGTGCCCACCACCCTGCTGGCCGAGCAGCACACCTCCACCTTCGTGGAACGCTTCAAGGACCTGCCGGTGCGTGTGGAGGGGCTGTCGCGCTTCACCTCGCCGCAGTCCTCCAAAAGCATCCTGCGTGATCTGGCGGCGGGCAAGGTGGACATCCTGATCGGCACGCACCGCCTCCTGAGCGGCGACATCGAGTTCAACAATCTGGGATTGATCATCGTGGACGAGGAACACCGCTTTGGCGTGTCGCAGAAGGAAAAGCTGCGTGCGCTGCGGGGCATGCCCGACATGGCGGACGGCAAGCTGGAGATTCCTGAGGGCGTTAAGGCCGTGGATACCCTGGCCCTGTCGGCCACGCCGATTCCGCGCACTCTCTACATGAGCATGGTGGGCCTGCGCGACATGAGCAGCATCCAGACGCCGCCCAAGGGCCGCAAGCCCATCCAGACGGTGCTGGCCCCCTTTGACCCCAGCACCGTGCGCGACGCCATCATCAGCGAGATCGAGCGCGGCGGTAAGGTCTTTTACATCCATGACCGGATTGCCAGCATTGGCGCTCGCAGCCTGTACCTGCGTAACCTGGTACCGGAAGCCCGCATTGGCGTGGCGCACGGGCGCATGAATGAGGAGGAACTCGAGGAGATCATGCTGGGCTTTGAGGAAGGGGCCTTTGACGTGCTGGTGTCCACCACCATCGTGGAGACGGGGCTGGACATCCCGGAAGCCAACACCATCCTGATTGAGCGTTCAGATCGGCTGGGCCTCGCGCAGCTTTACCAGTTGCGCGGGCGGGTGGGCCGCCGGGCGCAGACCGCTTACGCCTACCTGTTCTACCCACCGCGCATGACCGAGACCGCGCAGCGTCGCCTGTGGGCCATTGCCGATTTGCAAGACCTGGGCAGCGGGCACCTGCTGGCCGAGAAGGACATGGAAATTCGCGGCGTGGGCAACATTCTGGGCGAGGAACAGCACGGGCACGTGCAGGCCGTGTCCATTGACGTGTACACCGAGATGCTCTCGGAGGCCGTGGCGCGGCTGAAAGGCGAGAAGATTCAGGCCCCGGTCAACATCTCCATTGACCTGCCCATCAACGCCCGCCTGACTCCGGAGTATTTCGGCGGTGACGACGAGGCGCGGATTGCCACGTATGGCCGCCTCTCGGACGCACGCACCTTGCAGGCGATCAGCCGGGTGGAGCGTGATCTGCGCAAGAAGTACGGCCTGCCCAGCCCGGATGTCCAGAACTTCATTGACCTTGCCAAGCTCAGGCTGACTGCCGCCGCCCGGCGCGTGCTGAGCATTGGCGAGACCATGACCGAGTTGCAGATCACCTTCGCCTACAAGGGCCTGGATTACGACGCCGCCGGACTCAAACGCTTTCCCCACAAGACCGAGGTGCAGACCTTCCCGCCCAGCGTGAAAATGGAAAAGCGGGGGATCAAGGTGGACGACTACGCGCGAATGATTATTGAACTTTTGGGGTATTTTGGGTGA
- the trhO gene encoding oxygen-dependent tRNA uridine(34) hydroxylase TrhO: MSPAVPSPAPFTVLALYQFRRVPDPAALRAELLELGQAAGLCGTLIVAGEGINGTVAGTQAAIDGLGDFLRTAGFDRLEAKTSHSTEQPFKRFKVRLKAEIVTLGIPVEPTSQAGQYVEAGDWNALIADPDVVVVDTRNRYEVSAGTFEGAVNPQIDSFREFPAWLDAHAEELAGKRVAMFCTGGIRCEKSTSLLRERGFTDVLHLRGGILKYLEDVPEVESRWHGECFVFDGRVTVGHGLREGGAAICHSCGWPLGAAERAHAAYEEGVSCPNCVEATTEAQKAAFRDRQRMYDAQQV, from the coding sequence ATGAGTCCCGCTGTCCCCTCCCCTGCTCCCTTCACCGTCCTGGCCCTGTATCAGTTCCGCCGCGTGCCGGACCCCGCCGCCCTGCGGGCCGAACTGCTGGAACTGGGGCAGGCGGCGGGCCTGTGCGGCACGCTGATCGTCGCCGGCGAGGGCATCAACGGCACCGTGGCCGGAACACAGGCAGCGATTGATGGCCTGGGTGATTTCCTGCGGACGGCGGGTTTTGACCGGCTGGAGGCCAAGACATCGCACAGCACCGAACAGCCCTTCAAGCGCTTCAAGGTGCGCCTGAAAGCTGAGATCGTGACGCTGGGCATTCCCGTCGAACCCACCTCCCAGGCCGGGCAGTACGTGGAGGCGGGCGACTGGAACGCCCTGATCGCGGACCCGGACGTGGTGGTGGTGGACACCCGCAACCGTTACGAGGTCAGCGCCGGAACCTTCGAGGGCGCGGTCAACCCCCAGATCGACAGCTTCCGCGAGTTTCCCGCGTGGCTGGACGCCCACGCCGAAGAGCTGGCGGGCAAACGCGTCGCCATGTTCTGCACCGGGGGCATCCGCTGCGAGAAAAGCACCAGCCTGCTGCGGGAGCGCGGCTTTACAGACGTGCTGCACCTGCGCGGCGGCATCCTGAAGTATCTGGAAGATGTGCCTGAAGTTGAGAGCCGCTGGCACGGCGAATGCTTCGTCTTCGATGGCCGCGTGACCGTGGGCCACGGCCTGCGCGAGGGCGGGGCCGCCATATGCCACTCGTGCGGCTGGCCGCTGGGCGCGGCAGAGCGGGCGCATGCGGCCTACGAGGAAGGCGTGAGCTGCCCGAACTGTGTGGAGGCGACAACGGAGGCACAGAAGGCGGCGTTTAGAGATCGGCAGCGGATGTATGACGCGCAGCAGGTGTAG
- a CDS encoding DUF433 domain-containing protein — translation MTLLERITSNPAQCDGRPCIRGMRIRVSDVLDLLGAGVEADEILREYPDLQRKDIEAAVHWAGSQTHPHFYTCCASYIRCRSLNAAFCASVVASTQFGQLTPSS, via the coding sequence ATAACTCTGCTAGAGCGCATTACATCTAATCCCGCGCAGTGTGATGGGCGGCCTTGCATCCGGGGAATGCGAATTCGGGTCAGCGATGTGCTGGATTTACTGGGCGCAGGCGTGGAAGCTGACGAGATTTTACGCGAATACCCCGACTTGCAACGCAAGGACATTGAAGCTGCTGTGCATTGGGCCGGATCCCAAACCCACCCGCACTTCTACACCTGCTGCGCGTCATACATCCGCTGCCGATCTCTAAACGCCGCCTTCTGTGCCTCCGTTGTCGCCTCCACACAGTTCGGGCAGCTCACGCCTTCCTCGTAG
- a CDS encoding MDR family MFS transporter, with amino-acid sequence MTQSAPPMGGPNPEDRINYAEVLPQQTKVIILIGTLLGLFLAALDQTIVATSLPRIVADLNGLNLYAWVTTAYLLASTAMVPIYGKLSDIYGRKPILMFGIVVFLIGSALCGMAGEPWFGNLFGGGMMQLIVFRGLQGFGAAALTSVAFAIIADIFAPAERGRYQGLFGAVFGLSSVIGPLLGGFLTDNISWRWVFYVNLPIGLIALAFIFSKMPILASGLKPRIDYVGAVLVLTFSVPLLLALTFGAEPQYGWTDPTVLALFAGAAVSLIAFLFVESRHESPILPLTLFKNPTFAWGVAARFFLGAAFLGAILFLSLYLVNVQGVSATKAGTATIPLTMGLIIGSVASGQLASRLGYYKNLILIGLLMMVGGFYLLSTLNADTPYNVVIVYMVILGLGIGPALPLFTLAIQNAVHRWEIGVATSAGQFFQQMGSTIGTAVFGAVLTSTLATQVPAQFRAAEAGQPPAVVAQLEAAAKQAADAGGSQGGDAPTFDSIQARITSGFATTFGSVETAVQGGDLSALTQDPGLPPELRSGLGNIPAAALQSEQGRAGVLAQIRAQLDRAQTAAITDARKVFELSGRAFKVAFSNTISRIYLISIFIALLAFLCTLPMPNLRLPKKGEGQGGPSGEKDGESRGGLASLEG; translated from the coding sequence ATGACCCAGAGTGCCCCGCCCATGGGCGGCCCCAACCCCGAGGACCGCATCAATTACGCCGAGGTGCTGCCGCAGCAGACCAAGGTCATCATCCTGATCGGCACCTTGCTGGGCCTGTTCCTGGCCGCCCTGGATCAGACCATCGTGGCCACCTCATTGCCGCGCATCGTGGCCGATCTGAACGGCCTGAACCTGTACGCCTGGGTGACCACCGCGTACCTGCTGGCCAGCACGGCGATGGTGCCCATCTACGGCAAGCTCTCGGACATCTACGGGCGTAAGCCCATTCTGATGTTCGGCATCGTGGTCTTTCTGATCGGCTCGGCGCTGTGCGGCATGGCGGGGGAGCCGTGGTTCGGCAACCTGTTCGGCGGCGGCATGATGCAGCTGATCGTGTTCCGGGGCCTGCAGGGCTTCGGCGCGGCGGCGCTGACCTCGGTGGCCTTCGCCATTATCGCCGACATTTTCGCTCCCGCCGAGCGTGGCCGCTACCAGGGCCTGTTCGGGGCCGTTTTCGGCTTGAGCAGCGTGATTGGCCCGCTGCTGGGCGGCTTCCTGACCGACAACATCTCCTGGCGCTGGGTCTTTTACGTCAACCTGCCCATCGGTTTGATCGCCCTGGCGTTCATCTTCAGCAAGATGCCGATTCTCGCCAGCGGCCTGAAGCCCAGGATCGACTACGTGGGCGCGGTGCTGGTGCTGACCTTCTCGGTGCCGCTGCTGCTGGCGCTGACCTTTGGCGCCGAGCCCCAGTACGGCTGGACGGACCCCACGGTGCTGGCCCTGTTCGCGGGCGCGGCGGTCTCGCTGATCGCCTTCCTGTTCGTCGAGTCGCGCCACGAGAGCCCGATTCTGCCGCTCACGCTGTTCAAGAACCCCACCTTCGCGTGGGGCGTCGCTGCCCGCTTCTTCCTGGGCGCGGCCTTCCTGGGGGCCATTCTGTTCCTGAGCCTGTATCTGGTGAACGTGCAGGGGGTCAGCGCCACCAAGGCCGGAACCGCCACCATTCCCCTGACCATGGGCCTGATCATCGGCTCGGTGGCCAGCGGGCAACTCGCCTCGCGCCTGGGCTACTACAAGAACCTGATCCTGATCGGCCTGCTGATGATGGTGGGCGGCTTTTACCTGCTGTCCACCCTGAATGCCGACACGCCCTACAACGTGGTCATCGTGTACATGGTCATTCTGGGCCTGGGCATCGGACCGGCCCTGCCGCTGTTTACCCTGGCGATCCAGAACGCCGTGCACCGCTGGGAAATCGGCGTGGCAACCAGCGCCGGCCAGTTCTTCCAGCAGATGGGCAGCACCATTGGCACCGCCGTGTTCGGCGCCGTTCTGACCAGCACGCTGGCCACCCAGGTTCCGGCGCAGTTCCGCGCCGCCGAGGCTGGACAGCCGCCCGCCGTCGTGGCGCAGCTGGAGGCCGCTGCGAAGCAGGCCGCCGACGCCGGCGGCTCACAGGGCGGCGACGCCCCCACCTTCGACAGCATCCAGGCCAGAATCACGTCTGGCTTTGCCACCACCTTTGGCAGCGTGGAAACGGCGGTGCAGGGCGGCGACCTGAGTGCCCTGACCCAGGACCCCGGTCTGCCCCCGGAACTGCGCAGCGGCCTGGGCAACATTCCCGCCGCCGCGCTGCAGTCCGAGCAGGGCAGGGCAGGGGTGCTGGCCCAGATCAGGGCGCAACTGGACCGTGCCCAGACGGCGGCCATCACCGACGCCCGCAAGGTGTTCGAGTTGTCAGGCCGGGCCTTCAAGGTGGCCTTTTCCAACACCATCAGCCGCATCTACCTGATCAGCATCTTCATTGCGCTGCTGGCCTTCCTGTGTACCCTGCCGATGCCCAACCTGCGCCTGCCCAAGAAGGGCGAGGGCCAGGGCGGTCCCAGCGGGGAAAAGGACGGCGAGTCGCGCGGCGGGCTGGCCTCGCTGGAAGGCTGA
- the glpX gene encoding class II fructose-bisphosphatase — MTSKRQPSAKASSTPAPNSPSGESAAAPNEAGAPRLARNKTIQSFEHALVLETARVTEGAALAASRFMGLGDKNAVDGAGTEAMRELLNSLDIRGTVVIGEGEMDEAPMLYIGEQVGNGQYEVDIAVDPVEGTEVTAKGLPNGLAVIALSERGGLMHAPDCYMEKLIVPPPAAGRVNLEWPVEANLNVLAQSLARDVDDLMITILDRERHADLIRRVRATGARVKLIGDGDVIAGIAVGVRGSGVHALMGSGGAPEGVLSAAACKCLGAEIQGRFIAEDDAMRERFKTMGVDEKRVYKTADLAPGSQIVFSATGITYGEILDGVRRFAGGARTHTLVMGYATRVVRFIDSIHLEDDSARVTIRV, encoded by the coding sequence ATGACCTCCAAACGGCAACCCAGCGCAAAGGCCAGTTCCACCCCCGCCCCCAACAGTCCGTCCGGAGAGTCGGCGGCTGCCCCGAATGAGGCCGGTGCGCCGCGCCTGGCCCGCAACAAGACCATCCAGAGTTTCGAGCACGCGCTGGTGCTGGAAACGGCCCGCGTGACCGAGGGCGCAGCTCTCGCCGCCAGCAGATTCATGGGCCTGGGCGACAAGAATGCGGTGGACGGTGCCGGCACCGAGGCCATGCGCGAACTGCTCAACTCCCTGGACATCCGGGGCACCGTGGTGATTGGTGAGGGCGAGATGGACGAGGCCCCCATGCTGTACATCGGCGAACAGGTGGGCAACGGCCAGTACGAGGTGGACATCGCCGTGGACCCGGTGGAGGGCACCGAGGTCACGGCCAAGGGGCTGCCCAACGGCCTGGCGGTGATTGCCCTCTCGGAGCGCGGCGGGCTGATGCACGCGCCGGACTGCTACATGGAAAAGCTGATCGTGCCGCCGCCCGCCGCAGGCCGCGTGAATCTGGAATGGCCGGTGGAGGCCAACCTGAATGTGCTGGCCCAGAGTCTGGCGCGCGACGTGGACGACCTGATGATCACCATTCTGGACCGCGAACGGCACGCGGACCTGATCCGGCGGGTGCGCGCCACCGGCGCCCGCGTCAAGCTGATCGGCGACGGCGACGTGATCGCGGGTATCGCGGTCGGCGTGCGCGGTAGCGGCGTCCACGCACTGATGGGTTCGGGCGGCGCGCCGGAAGGGGTGCTGAGTGCAGCGGCCTGCAAATGCCTGGGCGCGGAAATCCAGGGCCGCTTCATCGCTGAGGACGACGCCATGCGTGAGCGTTTCAAGACCATGGGTGTGGACGAGAAGCGCGTGTACAAGACGGCGGATCTGGCCCCCGGCTCGCAGATCGTGTTCTCGGCCACCGGCATCACCTACGGCGAGATTCTGGACGGCGTGCGGCGCTTTGCAGGCGGGGCCAGGACACATACGCTGGTGATGGGCTACGCCACCCGCGTGGTCCGCTTCATCGACAGCATCCATCTGGAAGACGACTCGGCCCGCGTGACCATCCGGGTCTGA
- the ffh gene encoding signal recognition particle protein: MFESLGNKLQDILDRVGKERQLTEAQVKAAMREIRMALLEADVNFGVAKEFVAKVSEKAVGQEVSGSLNSGQTVVKLVHDELIETLGGKSIQPELKTEGNVWFMVGLQGAGKTTSTGKLAAHYKSKGRRVLLVAADTQRPAARDQLEVLAKQVGVPVLKVADGETPAETRRRVDEHLKTDFRDLVIVDTAGRLQIDETLMEQLADLQTAMQPTETLLVVDAMTGQEALNVAQTFDTRVQVSGLIITKMDGDARGGAALSARSVTGKPIYFAGTSEKISGLDAFHPDRVAGRILGMGDVLGLIERAEMADLKAMEVKKPGDFDLEDLLTQLRQIRKMGPLGDLLKLIPGMSRALPEGFNVDEKQIQRIDAMISSMTLKERRNPKVIDGRRRKRIAAGSGHSVQDINKLLKMHEQMKDMMKMLGRMGGKGPGGKPPRMPNLPPNIRR, encoded by the coding sequence ATGTTTGAGTCGCTGGGCAACAAGTTGCAGGACATTCTGGACCGGGTGGGCAAGGAGCGCCAGCTTACCGAAGCCCAGGTCAAGGCCGCCATGCGCGAGATCCGGATGGCTCTGCTGGAAGCCGACGTGAATTTCGGTGTGGCAAAAGAATTCGTGGCAAAAGTCTCCGAGAAGGCCGTGGGCCAGGAGGTCTCGGGCAGCCTCAACTCCGGGCAGACGGTGGTCAAGCTGGTCCACGACGAGCTGATCGAGACGCTGGGCGGCAAGTCCATTCAGCCCGAGCTGAAGACCGAGGGCAACGTGTGGTTCATGGTGGGCCTGCAGGGGGCAGGCAAGACCACCAGCACCGGCAAGCTGGCCGCGCACTACAAGAGCAAGGGCCGCCGCGTGCTGCTGGTGGCCGCCGACACCCAGCGCCCGGCGGCGCGGGACCAGCTGGAAGTGCTGGCCAAGCAGGTGGGCGTGCCGGTGCTGAAGGTGGCCGACGGTGAGACTCCTGCCGAGACCCGCCGCCGCGTGGACGAACACCTGAAAACCGATTTCCGCGACTTGGTGATCGTGGACACGGCAGGCCGCCTCCAGATCGATGAGACGCTGATGGAACAGCTGGCGGACCTCCAGACCGCCATGCAGCCCACCGAGACCCTGCTGGTGGTGGACGCCATGACCGGGCAGGAGGCGCTGAACGTGGCGCAGACCTTCGACACCCGCGTGCAGGTGAGCGGCCTGATCATCACCAAGATGGACGGCGACGCGCGCGGCGGCGCGGCCCTCTCGGCGCGCAGCGTGACGGGCAAGCCGATCTACTTCGCCGGGACCAGCGAAAAGATCAGCGGTCTGGACGCCTTCCACCCGGACCGCGTGGCCGGGCGCATCCTGGGCATGGGCGACGTGCTGGGATTGATCGAACGCGCCGAGATGGCAGACCTCAAGGCCATGGAGGTCAAGAAGCCCGGCGACTTCGATCTGGAAGACCTGCTGACCCAGTTGCGCCAGATTCGCAAGATGGGGCCGCTGGGCGACCTCCTGAAGCTGATTCCCGGCATGAGCCGCGCCCTGCCCGAGGGCTTCAACGTGGACGAAAAGCAGATCCAGCGCATCGACGCCATGATCTCCAGCATGACCCTCAAGGAGCGGCGCAATCCCAAGGTCATTGACGGGCGGCGGCGCAAGCGCATCGCGGCCGGCAGCGGCCACAGCGTGCAGGACATCAACAAGCTGCTGAAGATGCACGAGCAGATGAAGGACATGATGAAGATGCTGGGGCGCATGGGCGGCAAGGGACCGGGCGGCAAGCCGCCACGCATGCCCAACCTGCCCCCCAACATCCGCCGTTAG
- a CDS encoding nucleoside triphosphate pyrophosphohydrolase codes for MGKLVRDRIPDLFGGAWRVLNADEFRAALRAKLGEEVAEYLASGEVLELADVLEVVYALAKIDGVGNGELEDLRRQKAGERGSFEARLWWEPSPE; via the coding sequence ATGGGCAAACTGGTGCGCGACCGGATTCCGGATCTCTTCGGCGGCGCCTGGCGTGTGTTGAACGCGGACGAATTTCGCGCCGCCCTCCGAGCCAAACTGGGCGAGGAGGTGGCCGAATACCTGGCCTCGGGCGAAGTACTGGAACTGGCCGATGTGCTGGAAGTCGTGTATGCGCTGGCAAAGATAGACGGTGTGGGGAACGGAGAACTGGAAGACCTGCGGCGGCAGAAGGCCGGGGAGCGCGGCAGCTTTGAGGCCCGGCTGTGGTGGGAGCCGTCGCCAGAGTGA
- the ilvA gene encoding threonine ammonia-lyase, biosynthetic has product MTQPQEFEPGQMDAMDVLRLALTGKVYGAAVETPISEAPRLSARTGNRVLLKREDLQPIFSFKLRGAYNKMAQLSPEQRQRGVITASAGNHAQGVAYAAQELNMRAVIVMPATTPEIKIGGCRARGAEVVLHGDSFSDAETHAYALQRQLGLTFVHPFDDPLVLAGQGTVALELLRQIETQGGYTVFVPVGGGGLIAGVASVIKALRPDVRVVGVEPDDSDAMYQSLQADARVRLDSVGIFVDGVAVKQVGAYTFDLTRRYVDDWVRVNTDQVCAAIKDVFDDTRAVMEPAGALAVAGLKQYAEDHGLSGETLVALTCGANVNFDRLRHVSERAEIGEQREAILAVTIPERAGAFREFIEVIGARAVTEFNYRYAPRSEAQIFVGVQLASAGQRGELVDTLTARGYAVTDLTGDELAKVHIRHMVGGRAPEAEGERVYSFTFPERPGALLEFLTHLHGRWNISLFHYRNHGSAHGRVLAGLQVPPGDEQDFAAFLHDLGYPADEMTHNPAYRLFLT; this is encoded by the coding sequence ATGACCCAGCCCCAGGAATTTGAGCCCGGCCAGATGGACGCCATGGACGTGCTGCGCCTCGCGCTGACCGGCAAGGTGTACGGCGCGGCGGTAGAAACGCCCATCAGTGAGGCCCCCCGGCTCAGCGCCCGTACCGGCAACCGCGTGCTGCTCAAGCGCGAGGACCTGCAACCGATCTTCTCGTTCAAGCTGCGCGGCGCGTACAACAAGATGGCGCAACTTTCGCCGGAGCAACGGCAAAGGGGCGTCATCACCGCCTCAGCGGGCAACCACGCTCAGGGGGTGGCCTACGCCGCGCAGGAACTGAACATGCGCGCCGTGATCGTTATGCCCGCCACCACACCCGAGATCAAGATCGGGGGCTGCCGCGCCCGTGGCGCCGAGGTGGTGCTGCACGGCGACAGTTTTTCCGATGCCGAAACCCACGCCTACGCGCTGCAACGGCAGCTGGGGCTGACCTTCGTGCATCCCTTCGACGATCCGCTGGTACTGGCCGGGCAGGGCACGGTGGCACTGGAACTGCTGCGCCAGATCGAGACGCAGGGCGGCTACACGGTCTTCGTGCCGGTGGGCGGCGGCGGACTGATTGCGGGCGTGGCCAGTGTCATCAAGGCCCTGCGCCCCGACGTGCGGGTGGTGGGGGTGGAGCCGGACGACAGCGACGCCATGTACCAGAGCCTGCAGGCAGACGCGCGGGTGCGGCTGGACTCGGTGGGCATCTTCGTGGACGGGGTGGCGGTCAAGCAGGTGGGGGCCTACACCTTTGACCTGACCCGGCGCTACGTGGACGACTGGGTGCGCGTGAACACCGATCAGGTCTGCGCGGCCATCAAGGACGTGTTCGACGACACCCGCGCCGTGATGGAACCCGCCGGGGCGCTGGCGGTGGCGGGCCTCAAACAGTACGCCGAGGACCACGGCCTGAGCGGCGAGACCCTGGTGGCCCTGACCTGCGGCGCCAACGTCAACTTTGACCGCCTGCGCCATGTTTCCGAGCGGGCCGAGATCGGCGAACAGCGCGAGGCCATTCTGGCGGTGACCATTCCCGAACGCGCCGGAGCCTTCCGCGAGTTTATCGAGGTGATCGGTGCGCGGGCCGTGACCGAGTTCAACTACCGCTACGCCCCCCGCAGCGAGGCGCAGATTTTCGTGGGGGTGCAGCTGGCCTCTGCCGGGCAGCGCGGCGAACTGGTGGACACCCTGACCGCGCGGGGCTACGCCGTGACGGACCTGACCGGCGACGAGCTGGCCAAGGTGCATATCCGCCACATGGTGGGGGGCCGCGCCCCCGAGGCCGAGGGCGAGCGCGTGTACTCATTCACCTTCCCCGAACGCCCCGGCGCACTGCTGGAATTCCTGACGCATCTGCACGGGCGCTGGAACATCAGCCTGTTTCACTACCGCAACCACGGCAGCGCCCACGGGCGGGTGCTGGCCGGGCTTCAGGTGCCGCCTGGGGATGAGCAGGACTTCGCCGCCTTCCTGCACGACCTGGGCTACCCCGCCGACGAGATGACCCACAATCCGGCGTACCGGCTGTTCCTCACCTGA